Proteins encoded within one genomic window of Solibaculum mannosilyticum:
- the hemW gene encoding radical SAM family heme chaperone HemW, which yields MNPLGLYLHIPFCLRKCPYCDFYSLPASPDAMDTYTEALKASILDWGKRLKRPADTCYFGGGTPSLLGARRIAGILMAVREAFGLEKAEVTVEVNPATVEQKDLATLRQCGVNRLSIGLQSGVEEELGSLGRLHSVEQAIHTVAWARQAGFDNLSLDLMIATPNQTVESLTRSIEFCASLNPEHISAYLLKLEPDTDFGRHPPSGIPDEEMERELYLTACERLEQKGLLQYEISNFALPGRESRHNLKYWNGEEYLGLGPSAHSFLDGRRFYFPRDLAAFLEGIGPKEDGSGGDFEEYAMLHLRLTEGIRERHVQERFGYSIPDPMWDTARRLAKGGLIHLLPDGFTLTREGMLVSNAVIAALLD from the coding sequence ATGAATCCCCTTGGCCTTTATCTTCATATCCCCTTTTGCCTGCGCAAATGCCCCTACTGTGACTTCTATTCTTTGCCTGCCTCTCCGGACGCTATGGATACCTATACAGAGGCACTCAAGGCTTCTATTTTAGATTGGGGAAAACGTCTAAAGCGTCCGGCCGATACCTGTTACTTTGGCGGAGGGACCCCCTCCCTGTTGGGGGCAAGACGCATTGCAGGGATTCTCATGGCTGTGCGGGAGGCCTTTGGCCTGGAAAAAGCCGAGGTGACAGTGGAGGTCAATCCAGCTACGGTGGAGCAGAAGGATCTTGCCACTCTGCGCCAGTGTGGGGTTAATCGGCTGTCCATTGGATTGCAGTCGGGTGTGGAGGAGGAACTGGGAAGCTTAGGACGTCTTCATTCTGTGGAGCAAGCGATTCATACAGTGGCGTGGGCAAGACAGGCTGGGTTTGACAATTTGTCCCTTGATCTGATGATCGCCACTCCCAACCAGACAGTAGAATCCCTTACCCGGTCCATCGAATTCTGTGCATCCTTGAATCCGGAGCATATCTCAGCCTATTTACTCAAGCTGGAGCCGGATACGGATTTTGGAAGGCATCCTCCCTCCGGGATCCCTGATGAGGAAATGGAACGAGAGCTTTATCTCACAGCGTGTGAACGTTTAGAACAAAAAGGGCTTTTACAGTACGAAATCTCCAACTTTGCCCTGCCGGGGAGGGAATCCCGGCACAATCTCAAGTATTGGAACGGGGAGGAGTATCTGGGACTGGGGCCGTCGGCTCATTCTTTCCTGGATGGCCGCCGGTTTTATTTTCCCCGAGACCTGGCCGCCTTTTTGGAGGGTATTGGGCCTAAAGAGGATGGTTCCGGCGGTGATTTCGAGGAATACGCCATGCTGCATTTGCGTCTGACGGAGGGGATCAGGGAGCGCCATGTCCAGGAGAGGTTTGGTTACAGCATCCCCGACCCTATGTGGGACACAGCCAGACGCCTGGCGAAAGGCGGACTGATTCACCTTTTGCCCGATGGATTTACCCTGACGCGGGAGGGAATGCTGGTGTCCAATGCCGTCATCGCGGCGCTGTTGGATTAG
- a CDS encoding DUF1292 domain-containing protein produces MAEEFNSELVTVVDEEGVQHQFELIDAIETDDGRYVALLPVYDEAQDIVDDDGELIILEVTEEDGEEVLGPIENDELFDNIAAIFEDRLADLFEIEEASEE; encoded by the coding sequence ATGGCAGAGGAATTTAACAGCGAATTGGTCACCGTGGTGGATGAGGAGGGCGTTCAGCATCAGTTTGAACTCATCGACGCCATCGAGACCGACGACGGCCGTTATGTCGCCCTGCTCCCCGTTTACGACGAGGCTCAGGATATTGTGGACGATGACGGCGAGCTTATCATCCTGGAAGTTACCGAGGAGGATGGGGAAGAAGTTCTTGGCCCCATTGAAAATGACGAGTTGTTCGACAACATCGCTGCCATTTTTGAAGATCGTTTGGCCGATTTGTTTGAAATCGAAGAAGCCAGCGAGGAATAA
- the hydF gene encoding [FeFe] hydrogenase H-cluster maturation GTPase HydF, translated as MQNTPLASRRHVVIYGNMNAGKSSLFNRVIEQDLAIVSPTAGTTTDPVVKGMELIPFGPIALVDTAGLGDSGSVGDLRVHKTRAMLDRTDLAIYAADISHFDRNDYCRTMELWKKRNIPSILTLTKCDLAPEELCRTMMERYPEAVLVSDKDPRSIQGLKSRMVKELQKLGDQEDSLIGHLVPSGSTVVLVIPVDSEAPKGRLILPQVQLIRDCLDHGIACHVCRETELASTLQNSKRVDLVVTDSQAFQIVDSIVPKDIPLTSFSMLLANQKGDLPAMLEGANAVAHLPDGARILVAEGCTHNHNHEDIGRVKIPRLLQKKTGKSFQFDHVAGNDFPEDLSPYSMVIQCGGCMLTRRAVLSRIGHAKDVHLPITNYGVILAYLTGILPRASAVFAKEEGGAWT; from the coding sequence ATGCAAAATACTCCATTGGCGTCCAGACGGCATGTGGTCATCTACGGCAACATGAACGCTGGAAAATCCAGTTTATTTAACCGTGTCATCGAGCAGGATTTGGCCATTGTCTCTCCTACCGCCGGCACTACCACCGATCCCGTGGTCAAGGGGATGGAGCTGATCCCCTTTGGCCCCATCGCACTGGTGGATACGGCCGGCCTGGGGGATTCGGGTTCGGTAGGAGACCTGCGGGTTCATAAGACCAGAGCCATGCTGGACCGCACGGATCTAGCCATTTATGCCGCCGACATCTCCCATTTCGATAGGAACGATTATTGCCGCACTATGGAGCTTTGGAAAAAACGGAATATCCCCTCCATTTTGACGCTGACCAAATGCGATCTGGCGCCGGAAGAATTATGCCGTACCATGATGGAACGATATCCGGAAGCTGTCCTGGTGTCGGACAAGGACCCACGCTCCATTCAGGGGCTCAAAAGCCGGATGGTGAAAGAGCTTCAAAAATTGGGGGATCAGGAGGATAGCCTTATCGGTCACCTTGTACCCAGTGGATCGACGGTGGTATTGGTCATTCCTGTGGATTCCGAGGCCCCCAAAGGGCGTCTCATTCTTCCCCAGGTACAGCTGATCCGGGATTGCCTGGATCACGGCATTGCCTGCCACGTCTGCCGCGAGACAGAGTTGGCCTCCACTCTTCAAAATTCCAAACGGGTGGATTTGGTGGTCACCGATTCCCAGGCCTTTCAGATCGTGGATTCCATCGTTCCAAAGGACATCCCACTGACCTCCTTCTCCATGCTGCTCGCCAATCAAAAGGGGGATCTTCCGGCTATGCTGGAGGGGGCAAACGCTGTGGCCCATCTCCCCGACGGCGCGCGTATTCTGGTGGCCGAAGGCTGTACCCATAACCACAATCACGAGGACATCGGCCGGGTTAAGATCCCTCGTCTTTTGCAGAAAAAAACCGGGAAGTCCTTCCAGTTTGACCATGTGGCGGGCAATGATTTCCCGGAGGATTTGTCCCCTTATTCCATGGTCATCCAGTGCGGCGGCTGTATGCTCACAAGACGGGCCGTTTTATCCCGCATCGGCCACGCCAAAGACGTCCATCTCCCCATCACAAATTACGGCGTAATCCTGGCTTATCTCACCGGCATCCTGCCTCGTGCATCGGCCGTGTTCGCCAAGGAGGAGGGCGGGGCATGGACATAA
- a CDS encoding ATP-binding cassette domain-containing protein — translation MSIVQISHLTFCYDGSSEDVFTDVSFQFDTCWRLGCTGRNGRGKTTLLRLLSGCLDSGGAVTLGGVRPVCFPFSGFDASLTPETLFTQWVPDVEPWRILCELSQLSLSEEVLHRPYHTLSGGEQTKLQLACLFSSDAVWPLIDEPTNHLDAMGREAVSQYLSSKDGFLLISHDRAFLDSAVDHMLVLERQKLEVLRGGYSTWAAEKQRRERWEAARNAQLKKEISRLDAAAKRAAQWSAKAEGEKFVSKPGQQGNIDRGYLGHKAAKMMKRSKSTEARLQRAAEEKRGLLRDVETSEALRLSPLPWRKSSSLISLEDVVLSYGGRQVCGPVNVSLSPGERMALLGPNGCGKSSLLRAVCEAAGYPQPDGPTLFRGKIQAGSGLIVSMVQQDAEGLTGDIRTFSQKHGLDLTLFLTLLRKMGFERSQFARRLEELSSGQKKKALLAASLATPAHLIIWDEPLNYIDILSRLQIEQLICESGASMLFVEHDAAFVQNTATRILRLSEEGQAIQP, via the coding sequence ATGAGTATTGTCCAAATCTCTCATTTGACCTTTTGTTACGACGGTTCATCCGAAGATGTGTTTACCGATGTCTCGTTCCAGTTTGACACCTGTTGGCGTCTGGGCTGTACCGGCCGCAACGGCCGGGGTAAAACCACTCTGCTCCGTCTTTTATCCGGTTGCCTGGACTCCGGCGGGGCCGTCACCTTGGGAGGGGTCCGCCCCGTATGCTTTCCCTTCTCGGGATTTGATGCTTCCCTAACGCCGGAAACACTGTTCACACAGTGGGTCCCCGACGTAGAGCCCTGGCGTATTTTATGCGAACTCTCCCAGCTTTCCCTTTCAGAGGAGGTGCTTCATCGGCCGTATCATACCTTGAGCGGCGGGGAACAAACCAAGCTGCAATTGGCCTGTCTTTTTTCCTCAGACGCTGTTTGGCCCCTCATCGACGAGCCCACCAACCATCTGGATGCCATGGGCCGTGAAGCAGTGTCCCAATACTTGTCGAGCAAAGACGGATTTTTGCTCATCTCCCACGACCGGGCCTTTCTGGATTCTGCTGTGGATCACATGCTTGTGCTGGAACGTCAAAAATTAGAGGTGCTGCGGGGCGGATACTCCACCTGGGCGGCGGAGAAACAGCGTCGGGAACGCTGGGAAGCGGCGCGCAATGCCCAGCTCAAAAAAGAAATCTCCCGGTTGGATGCCGCCGCAAAACGCGCGGCTCAGTGGAGCGCCAAAGCCGAAGGGGAGAAGTTTGTCTCAAAACCCGGACAGCAGGGAAATATAGACCGGGGGTATCTGGGGCACAAGGCCGCTAAAATGATGAAACGGTCCAAGTCCACTGAAGCGAGGCTGCAAAGGGCCGCTGAAGAAAAACGCGGTCTTCTGCGGGATGTAGAGACATCGGAAGCTTTACGTCTCTCTCCCTTGCCATGGCGCAAATCCAGCTCTCTCATCTCTTTGGAGGATGTCGTTTTGTCCTACGGTGGCAGACAGGTGTGCGGCCCGGTGAATGTTTCCCTGTCCCCAGGCGAACGGATGGCACTCCTGGGCCCCAATGGATGCGGCAAATCTTCCTTGCTGCGTGCCGTCTGTGAAGCGGCTGGATATCCCCAGCCAGATGGCCCGACTTTATTCCGTGGTAAAATCCAGGCCGGGTCGGGGCTTATCGTATCAATGGTACAGCAGGACGCCGAGGGGTTGACTGGAGATATCCGTACCTTTTCCCAAAAGCACGGGCTGGATCTCACGCTCTTTTTGACTCTGCTGCGGAAAATGGGATTTGAACGCTCCCAGTTTGCCAGACGCCTGGAGGAACTCAGCTCCGGCCAAAAGAAAAAAGCGCTGTTAGCGGCCAGCCTGGCCACTCCAGCGCATCTCATCATCTGGGACGAACCCCTAAATTACATTGATATCCTCTCCCGCCTCCAGATCGAACAGTTGATCTGCGAGAGCGGGGCCAGTATGCTGTTTGTGGAACACGACGCAGCCTTTGTCCAAAATACTGCTACACGCATCCTCCGTCTCTCTGAGGAGGGGCAAGCGATACAACCCTAA
- the hydE gene encoding [FeFe] hydrogenase H-cluster radical SAM maturase HydE — protein MDITTQGLRSMDHGQLVQLIEEQSHSPDPAILEAARSIRDSVYGRKVYFRGLIEISNHCKNDCYYCGIRRDNRQVSRYRLTKDQILHCCRLGHSLGFHTFVLQGGEDPWFTAQRVADLVASIKEEFPDCAVTLSLGEKEEEEYRAYRDAGADRYLLRHETADDIHYRHLHPREMSPDHRKQCLWTLKRLGFQVGAGVMIGSPGQTANELAQDLLFLKELHPHMVGIGPFIPHEDTPFRDKSAGSIPQTILMLALTRILLPHVLLPATTALGSLDPMGREKGMDAGANVVMPNLSPTDVRQLYTLYNGKLSTGEEAAEGLKALKQRIRAAGYEPDLSRGDYKV, from the coding sequence ATGGACATAACCACCCAAGGTCTCCGCTCCATGGATCATGGCCAGCTTGTCCAGCTCATTGAGGAACAGAGCCATTCCCCCGATCCCGCTATTTTGGAGGCTGCACGTTCCATCCGGGACAGCGTCTATGGCCGCAAGGTCTATTTCCGCGGCCTCATCGAAATCAGCAACCACTGCAAAAACGACTGCTATTACTGCGGCATCCGTCGGGACAACCGTCAGGTGTCCCGCTATCGCCTCACCAAGGACCAGATTCTACATTGCTGCCGTCTGGGACACTCCCTGGGATTTCATACCTTTGTGCTGCAAGGGGGGGAAGATCCCTGGTTCACCGCCCAGAGGGTGGCCGATCTGGTGGCTTCCATTAAGGAAGAATTCCCCGACTGCGCGGTTACGTTGTCCCTTGGGGAAAAAGAGGAGGAGGAATACCGAGCTTATCGAGATGCCGGAGCCGACCGGTATCTCCTGCGTCACGAGACGGCGGACGACATCCATTACCGACATCTCCATCCCCGTGAGATGTCCCCCGATCACCGCAAGCAGTGCCTTTGGACACTCAAACGTCTGGGCTTTCAGGTCGGGGCGGGCGTCATGATCGGGTCCCCTGGGCAGACGGCCAATGAACTGGCGCAAGATCTCTTGTTTTTGAAGGAGTTACACCCCCATATGGTGGGCATCGGCCCCTTTATCCCACACGAGGATACCCCCTTCCGGGATAAGTCGGCGGGCAGTATCCCTCAGACCATCCTGATGCTGGCCCTCACCCGCATCCTGCTGCCCCATGTACTGCTGCCAGCCACTACCGCCTTGGGGTCGTTGGATCCCATGGGACGGGAAAAGGGGATGGATGCCGGCGCCAACGTGGTCATGCCCAATCTTTCCCCCACCGACGTCCGGCAGCTTTACACCCTCTATAACGGCAAGCTCTCCACCGGCGAGGAGGCAGCCGAAGGATTAAAGGCCTTAAAGCAGCGCATTCGAGCGGCGGGATATGAGCCGGACCTCAGCCGGGGCGACTACAAAGTGTGA